In Oreochromis aureus strain Israel breed Guangdong linkage group 6, ZZ_aureus, whole genome shotgun sequence, the genomic window CCAGAGAATGTCCACACGGATactgggagaacatgcaaagtccacacagaaaggccccagttAGCTGGAGGAGTCTTCTTTCAGTGAGGCGACAGTTCTAACCAGTGCACCAGCGTGGTTGTCTTCACAACGCAACTCTCAACTTCATCTAAAaatcttggggttttttgtatttttctggaTTCTTTGCACTTCTGCACTCATCCAACTGAGGTCTAGAAGTAATCATACATTTATGAACACTATGAGCAGAATCGCTCCTGGAATGCCAGACATGACATTTAATAAAACTAATCAGACTGACATGCATCCACGTGTGGGTGCAAACATACTACGAATACAACATGCATCAATAAACATACTATTTTGAATTACTATTTAAAGACAcctaatatattttaaatattataccACAATTCATAAATTGAtcacattaattaaaaaacaaggaaaacaatCCAGTTTTGGAAGCAGGTGTACATCACACCGCGTTTGTCACTTTCTGCCTCTGAGGCGTTGTAACTCTCTGAGTAAGAACCAGAGTAACAGAGCCAACAGCATGCTGAGCGAGGCAAAGATACAACAGTACACCACCGTGCTCCATCCCCAACCTGCTCGTAAAGGAGGCACACCATTCATCTCAGCAAGTATGCACCAGGATGGACAGACTGCTGTCTGAAACTGTTACCTCTTAGAGTTATGGTGATGTACAGTAACAGTGTTAGGGTCTTATTCTGTTGTCTACAGGTAATTATTTGGTTTTTCCTTGTCTTCTGGAAGATGTGACCATCCTGTGAGGCCCAGACCCTAGgtgctaaaaaaataatagcTTCAGTCAAATTTCTTCAAGATCAAATGGAAGAAGATGGAAGTTCCAAGAATGAAGGTCTTAACTCAAGCCTCCAGAGTGTGATCAGAGGAATATTCCACAAATATGAGGAGCATCCAAATGTATCCGATTTCTCTTCTCACTTCTTCTTCCTTCTGTCCTCTTCTACTGGATTTTCTATATACTCTTGCTTTCCCCTTTTAAACCCACAGGTAAATATGCCATCGACACAGGCAGGCGGACAAATGGATGCAAACATATAGAATATATCACCAGCTACCCATTTCAGTCTGACCTGTGAGCCCACCCACATGAAATCTCCACCCTTCCCTCAGGTGACTTCCATCATCACATCTGATTAAAACATACTTTTAAAATCCATTCTGCCTgaataaaacatatattttgtAGGTTCAGTACAATGTACACTCATTTACTGcaacactttattaggtacacattcCAAAGATCAGACCCTCTTTTGACTCCACAACTGCCTTATTTTTTTACTGCATAGATTCAAACATGGTActgaaaacattcctcagagattttgctccatgttgacatgatagcacTACACAGTTACTGCAGATTTTCAGCtgtgtattcatgatttgaatcacCACATCCAGCAACAATCAGTCCAATTGAGATCTGATGATTGCGGCCATTTAATACATAAACTCACTGTTCATGTTATAGAAACTAATTTTAGATGAATTGAGCTTTTTGAATGGCACATTATCCTGTTATAGGCAGTCATCAGaggatgggtacactgtggacacaaagggatggacatagtcagcaacaatactcaggctgtggtatttaaacaatgctcagctgGCACTAAGGGCACAAATCGTGCCAATAACATTTTCCCCTCCACACACTCTTGCACCACCACCACCCGTATGAATCATTGATACAAGACAGGATGGAGCCATTCCTTCATGTTGTTTaggccaaattctgaccctaccatacAATGTGGTACCCGgtatggtcttctgctgctgtagtggTTTACGTTTTTAAATATGCTCTTCTATATACTTTGGTTGAGATGAGTGGTTATTTAAGTTACCTTTTTCTTACTCTCAGCCCAAAGGAGTCTGAACATTCTTTGTATATTATTTTaatggctgattagatatttgcattagcAAACAGCTGAACAGGTGCACCTCATGGCGTGGCCAGTGGGTGTATTTTAAAGTCCATTCTCCATTAATAAATCATGCATGCTGTAACCACAGTGCATTCGTACATGCAAGTACCTTAAAGAACCCAGTTTCAGGACACACTACCCAGCACACTGATGAACACAAGCTGAGCTTTCATGCTCAGGAAAACGTAACTAAAATCAGCAAAACCGAAACAGACGGAACCAGAAGGACAACACAGGCAGTAAAACTGGTTAGCCAACAACTTGCAGAGGAGAAAATAGGACTACAAATAAGGACCATAACTACAGGTTAATCCAGTGAAGGTGGAGTTGATAGCgaaggaaaacaaacacagaggaagTAAAATATGGGAAGACCCACAAGGAACAGCAGTTGCCAAAATACAACAGGAAGTTACTACAAATGAAACACAAAAGGCACACAGACGGAGGCAGTCTTTCTATCTTTCTATCAGTGTGAAGAAGTTTAGCTGATGATTCATGAACTATGCAGTATGAAGGAAACTACATATTTTCATCAAGTAAAATTTTCATATGCACAAGTGTACTTGTAatgtatgtaatgtaatgttGACATTACATTCATCTCTTATGTTATTGTGCCATCAGGTGGAAGGCAGGAGAAAACGACACTATACACCTATGCACATACAATTTACTCAGCAGGTTAGTCTCACCTAAACAGACAAGTACCTGCATAAACAATCAGGTGCTAACACAGGCATATAGGCCAGAATCACACCAAAGGAAGCAAACAGATGCAGAAAAGCAGGGAATATAAGACACAAGGAAACAATCCCACCGGAACCCTGGGCTAAGGTCATATTTAGCAACTAAAGTCTGTAGagcttttcttctttattattatagtaacaattataataatttaatattatttaaagaacaaaaacacaagcagaTGAATAGTTAAATACATTATCCTGAAGCAGAAAACCccatgtttggaaaaaaaaaaaaaaaaggaaataaaaaatcaGATTTTCAAGGACATTGCACACAAAGATTTCATACAAGTAAAAACACTGAGATTGTTGTTGtaagaaaaacacttttcagACTAACCATCCAGTTCTAGGTGTGGCACAACATGTGATTACAAGTTTTATCAATTCAGGTTTTACTTACTACAAGCCATAAAGTCCTAGCCTCATTTCATATGTAAATATGCTGTTTAGTTACTAATAAGTGGCTGTTTTTAAAGGAGAAAggctaaataataataactctCTCTGGTAAAGAGACCAGAATAATAGTATTTAGGTATGGGAatacatttgaacattttagctttggttatttatttattttaaagatggTTATTTGAAAAAGTATTATTTCTTCATACTGACTTTTTCCACGTTGATTATTATTGTCATGTAACATAGCGAATTTtaggaaaaaaatctgtttccaGTTTTCTCTTAAGTGGTCTGTAGAAACAAGGACTACAAAAGGGGAATAAACGTAGTCTGTGCACtacaaataaatataattaatattgCTGTGACTGTTAGCTTGTCGCATGTGCAGTACACAGGAGTGCAAATGGCAAAAACATTGAACAGGTATAAGAAGGCTGCAGTTTAAATCTTATTTAAGTGTTAGAGGCTGCACAAGTATTGTTGATAGGGTGATCAATACGTCACACGTACTTTCTAGAAAGAACGCGATTTACTCGGAATGATCTCGTATTTAGAGGTGTCATTTCATGAATATCTACTTTTATAAACGTAAAGTTCTTTCTGAGATTTACTTTGGTATTCGGGCGTGTAAAACGTTAAATCTGGCGTTTAAGTCTGTCTGATATTTGTCAGGTAGTTTGCTAAATCTGTGCACCGAGGGTTATTTGCTCTGGGCCCACCCCCGCGTCTGTCGGTAAGTGGTATGACCAGCAGCGATAAATAGGGGTACACGCGCGGCTGATCGCCGTAGTCGAGATAGCAGATTGAAATAGGAAAGTGTTAGCTGAACTTTAGCAACAATGGAGTGGACCCCGATGGAAATCAATCCGGAGGTAGGTAAATGTGTGCTTAATTACAACGGTAATGCTTTCAAAGACAGCAGACTTTTGTCTTACCGCTGTCTTTTTTCGTTTGTTTTTGTCGTTTCAGATGCTGAACAAGGTGCGTATGAAATTAAACATTAGCCGCCGAGTAATGGCGACGTGTTAGTAACCATTGACCCAACCGCCAGGTAAGTTTCACAGGGGCTAATTAGTTTAGAAGGCTGTTAGCGCGTTTCCAGCATCGAAACGCCACCAGGCCACTACGAAGCACCAGTATACCAGTAGAGGTGTAGTTGCATCGCCAACTATCTAGGTAAAAGTGTTAATTGATACTAAAAAGGAAATATCGGGGTTAACAAGAGTTTGACCGTGATCCCATATTAACGGACAGCAGCATCCTTCCCGCGGCTGTCCCAGTGTCTGGGCTAAAGGGTGTGGCCTGAGTGAACCAGCATAACGCAGCATCTCTGAGCAGCTTCTGAGAGCATCGTCTGCCAGTGTGCAACTGTTGGGGACTTGTTCTTTATTCCGTCATCGTTGTGCCTTTCAGATGATGGGAAAGCTGGGCGTTGGTGAAAGCTGGCGCTTCGTCGACGTGCTGGGGCTGGAGGGTGAGCAGCTCTCCTCCGTGCCGAAGCCGTGCTGTGCCTTGATGTTGCTCTTCCCCTTAACGCAACAGGTAACGCTAGGGTGGTGGCGCTGACTACTTCCTGGAAGGGTGGGTCGAGCAAGTGAATATTGGCTGTATCGAGTGGGGTGACGCGGAGATGCAGGGAGGGCATGGATAGAAAAAACTCCTAATGTTATATAGATGGGTAgaggagtgagagagagagatggcgACGAGGAAATGAATCAGCAGATGCTCTCACTACTATAATTTTGAAtgcaaatgtttaatgtttaatatttttacacattctaaacagtttaaacatactgcagttaataaaacaataatgggatttatttattttttttgatggTTGAGATTTCCTGACTCGGCTCATTTTAAGTGGTAGACCCACTGCACAGTATTATCAGACTGATGATgacatgctttttttctttctttttttcccccctgtatGGCAGCATGAGACTTTCAGAGCTCAGCAAGCTGATAAGGTTTCAGGAGGTTCTGAGGCTTATTTCTTGAAGCAGACAGCAGTCAATTCCTGTGGCACCATcgccctgctgcatgctgtggccaacaacaaagacaaaatgaCTTTTGGTGAGTACAAAAGTGATCTGGCACACCAACTGAACATGTTGtgtgaataaatatttaaattggtGACTAAAATAATTCTGCCTGTGGAGATTTTTCCTACTGGACTTTGCAAATCTGTTTCTTTAAAATGCATAGAGGAAGTATACTAAatgaaaggttaaaaaaaaaaaaagagagggagaggaaaaaaagtgctGTTACCCCATGATTCAGCTTGATGTGCATAATCAATCTTCCTGGTATCTAAGCTAATGTTGACGTTTTCAGATGGTGCCTCTGCCTTGAAGAAATTTCTGGATGAGACAGCAAATATGTCTCCTGATGACCGTGCCAAACATCTGGAGAAAAACCAGGTAAAGTGCAGTTAAATTAGTCTATAATAAATCTGATTTGGTAGATGAGAATCGGTACTTTAACCCCTAAGGAAATTAGGATTATGGTTGCTCAaagacagtaacagtaacatactgaactaattaaataataatgatacgTACATTACAAAGTTTACAAAGAAATGgctctaatatatacaaatcgctcaataataaatatcaagaatattacagaggtgAAATATATGATTGACATTAAACTCTAAACTGTGAAACTttgtcatttgttattttacTGTAAAGCATGTGCCAcgggtgtaactattgcagtgtgcACATTGTATTATATGGAGGAGTTGTAGAGGGAGAtgggcaggaatgatttcctgtgtcattcagtggtgctttttggtaatctcagtgtCTCACTGAATgtgctcctgtgactagccAGCACATCATGGAGTGGGTGAGAGGCATTATCCAgtattgtccttatcttggacaacatccgcctctcagacaccaccctaagggagtccagctccgttcccacaacattactggttTTGCGGatcagtttgagtctgttggcatctgcgacccttGACCTGCTGCCCCTGCATGCAacaaaatcctgagcattgtcgAAAAGATATTGAAAGAAAATGGAGACGACTTTAGCCCTTCCTGTAGagtgcagtggtgtttttaacccattccagtttattgtctgtgtactccaaggtatttatgGTCCTCCACAATGTCCACATTGACcatggattgaaacaggggtcaagggTTTCCTGGTCCTCCCAAAGTCCACAATCAATCTAGATAACTGGAGTCCATCAAATAATGGAGATTATTGGGACTGCTGAGAGACATTGACATCAAAGTCTAATTGCTggacaaactaaaataaaaataaataaacttgaatCTTTTTATCCTAAAGTCTTCACATCTAGGAATATTAGATAACTTGTACAATAGTCTGTCTGTAGTATACTTGTGTCGGCCAACCAAATAAATGTAATGGCAAAGTATTATTGTATAAGGGGCTCATCTGACCTGAAATCAGATCAATTGTACAGGGAAACTTGCAactgtccattttaaagtttgaaatgaCTTGTCCTCCTTTGTGTATATAAAAAATGCtatattaacatttttaatgtcacataAGTGTATGTGTCTTTATATTTCAGTGTCATATCTGAGACTAGCCTCTGCTAGCAAAGTTGTAGTAAAGTGAAAATGAGTGAATATAATGACCTAGAATTTCTAGAATGTTGCATAATGGAATTGGTTTTTTAAGGCCACTTGGGGGCGCCACATACTGCCAAATTTTCTTTAGATCTAGTAGGTTCACTTGTATACAAAACACTATTAAAACCTTTCAAACTTGTTTGACTGCCctgctactttttttttcttttttaatggaaGTATTATGTTTCATTAGTTACATCTTGCACGTTCTTTCCCCCTTTTAGGCAATCTTTGATGCTCACAATGAGATTGCTGCACAAGGCCAGTGTCGGGTAAGGCATTTTACCACAACATCAACACACTGTACCACATTCAGACCAAACACATGTGATGCATGCCAATGTTAGACCTGTGTTGGACAACTTCATATGAAATTGCTGTTATGAGCTGATCAGTTTGAGTCTCAAGTTTTATTTCATTAGCTTCAAGGCAATTACATTGTTATAGACCACATGTGAGATGGGGTGCGGGTTATTAAAGAGATCAGACTATATATTTAAACAGAAGTAGTTGTTATGgtatctttgcttttttttcgaAGTTATTCATTCTGTCTCAACCTTCACAGCCAGAAGCCGATAAAGTCAACTTCCACTTTATTGCCTTTGTCAATGTAAATGGACAGCTGTATGAATTTGGTAAGAATTTGGTCCCATGCACAATCCTGTAGTTACTGTCCCTgtatttgttttacattgtgGATTCTAATATCTTATTTCTATTTCAAGATGGGAAAATAAATGGACCAGTGAACCACGGTCCTACCAAAGAGGAGTCCTTTGTAATGGTATGTATATCCAGTTATTgaacttttcagttattttcagtttttgaacGTTTACAAACTGAAAATAACAGTCATTGTTCTTTGCATATCAACTGAGTCATGTATTAAAATGGAGAGGGAGTGTGAATGAGTGAGTCTGTCAAACTGGGCTGAGTCAATTTGTATATCTGATATACAAATTGCAGTCATTTAAAATGAGGTTAAATTATCACATAACCTGGCAAGGAAATGCAAAAATGTGTGAGTTTTGCAATTATTCATTTGCTTCTTAAATTTTAATTGGACTATTTATGATTGCAGCAAATGATCACAAGGCAAACCCACATGTATGTGAGATAAAAACCGCATCGTTAAATGTGGTAATTTATTGAGAACTAGTTATGGTAAAAGATTTGCCTCTAAAGTAAGAATTTCCACTTCAATTTAATTGAAGTGCAACAAgctggtttgtttttaatgaacatCTGCTTGTAATGCATTACTACTACCAGAGGATGGCAGTATTGCACCTGGCAATGGTGTCGAATGCTCAACAAGTTCCCAGTTAATACCACAGTATTGTTTTAAAATCACCCAGCTACTAGGAAATTGAATACCTTCATTCCACTATGAAGTAGAACTTGCTAGACTGCTGCTTTCAGAGCTACCTACGTGCACAGCATGTAATGCTGTTGAAACATTCAGAGGATGAATTTCCCTAAACTGGTTCAATTTAACTTAACATGGATCTGTATTAACTAGCAGCACTAGACCTCATTATCAGGCCATTTACATCAGTGATATTGCCCAGACCtactaaaatatgaaaatatcagCAGTGAAATAAACATTAACACAAATGCACAACTTTAGGACAGTCTCTCCTCGTATTCTGAATAGTGCACTcccattttaaaattacttgATGTATTGATTAAATATAGTGGATAAAGTTTTGAATAATTAGTTGACATGTCATCTTTTGATCATATCTAGGATGCAGCCAAAGTGTGCCGTGGATTTATGGAGAGGGAGAAAGGTGAAGTGCGCTTCTCTGCAGTGGCTCTCTGTCAGAATTAAGATGTTCAGTAGGACACCAAATTGAGCAAATTGTAAACCAAAATGTCCTGGAGCGTTCACATGGCAAACAATCAACAAGCAACCTGTGTGCACATACATCTGCAGACACTATGCACTAAAGCACATTGTTTCCACATTTCTCTTATTTCATGAACAAAGCCTTGTTTAGCATTAAcacatgtacacaaacacaatcaGAGCCCTTTGTTCTGCAGACACTAACGGTACAAGCCTGTCCATACAGTTTAATGTGGTTTAGCTGTGAATCTGTACAGCATGTGGTCATTACCACTGCTTGTGTGCACATGTCTGCAAGTTTTTTCCACTGCATCTGTGTCAAACTCAGAAGACTGATGTTAAAATACCTTTTGTGCCAACAAGTGTGACAGATGAGACAAAAGATGTTGAGGGAAGTTTTGTTTCTGAAGCCCTTTAGTTTTTGTGTGGTTGAGTTCTTAATCTGATGTTCCGCTGAATAGCCCAAATGTATCTGTAGGAATAATCAACCATTGTTTAGAGCAAAGAAGAAACCTTCTCACTGTTTTGAAACATCTTTGGAAAACTGTTCTTTCTGATAAGCTTGAGTTTAGTGTGATCGCAAATCAGTTCAGTTAATTGCTGTTCAAAAAATTAACAGGCACCTTATTTAAAAACCTAAGGATCCACAAATGATCAAACGCATATACCCTTACTGTGCCAGTTTAACAGATAATGCAACTTCCAAAGTAAAGTAGGGACCATCTGAAGTGCTACTGTATGTTGGTTGTTGTGCAGTGCTGGGTGTCTGGCTGTGTTTGAATTGTTTACTTTTCTGCACTTTCAAATCCTATGTTGCTGTCGTTATACTGTTAATACAGCTGTGGGAATATAATAAAGCAACTGTTGTCTCCTTGTCCTGTTGTCCTGTCTCCTAATATCCATTGGGTATCTTTAAGAAAACCGTACAGGGAAATCAACTACTGCTGAGAACTTTTCTGTCCCTGCCATTACTCTAACATTACATGCTTTTAGCTGACACACAAAGTGAAACTTTTGTCTTGTGATGTGGTTAAACGACCTCAGGCTCATCCTGAACTGCACTTGGCTGCTGTCCAACTTCAAAAGGTTGAAACTGGAGGAGGAAAGAGCTGTCTATAGCACCTCATCATTGTGCTTACATAAGACAGTCTGTGCTGCAGGTGAGCAGGCAGCATACTGGCACGAGCAACACTTCATGCTTTGATAATAAACAAAGGAGTATGACAGTACACTCAGGCAGTTAGAG contains:
- the uchl1 gene encoding ubiquitin carboxyl-terminal hydrolase isozyme L1; translation: MEWTPMEINPEMLNKMMGKLGVGESWRFVDVLGLEGEQLSSVPKPCCALMLLFPLTQQHETFRAQQADKVSGGSEAYFLKQTAVNSCGTIALLHAVANNKDKMTFDGASALKKFLDETANMSPDDRAKHLEKNQAIFDAHNEIAAQGQCRPEADKVNFHFIAFVNVNGQLYEFDGKINGPVNHGPTKEESFVMDAAKVCRGFMEREKGEVRFSAVALCQN